The Cryptomeria japonica chromosome 6, Sugi_1.0, whole genome shotgun sequence genomic interval AAAAATGAACAACTACCGAAGAATGCTAAAAGAAACACATAAACTGCAACACAGAACTAAATAGgaacaaaactaaaaacaaatatttttggttgatgcaagattgctccgatcggggatgctcttgcatcagatacCCCAAGTAGCAGGaaaatgttccatgagaggaagctCATGAACATAAAAAAGGATTCAGGatatagaccccatgctcatttctgatccaaatgtcttttttttttgcaaatttcttTCTCCTTACCTCTTCCTTTACCTTGGCTAGATTCTCcaacttcttcttctcttcccCTCTCTTTCCTTGAGTCATACCTGCACACTGTCTCTTACCACCACTCTCCTTCTACAAATCTGATTTATTTCTTCCACAAGAATTCATCTTATCCACCACCATAACTCTAACTTTATTGTCGTCTGGTACCACCTTGCTATTAGACCCATCAACGAGGTCTTTCGTCAAATCCATGCCACCCTCTGCATCTCGCTTCTCAGCACAACAATTCTTCAcaagactcaaattcttcacttccttctccttctccttcaaagaatCCAAAGTAAACttatgcccatccttctcaatagtgaccaaGTTTCCTCTACagtcatagatagctcctctatcaaattgccaaggtctacccaacaaaacatgacaagaatTCATAGACAcgacatcacacaagacttcatctttgtaaggtccaatattaaaattcacccaaCATTTCTCTCTCACCTCTTCCACGTGATCATCTTTCAACCAACTCACCTTATAAAGACAAGGATcctcaagcctcttcaaaccaagcttctctatcatctcctcagataccaaattattagtacttccactatccataattaccttacaacacttacctcctgatttgcatacagtccgaaaaagattcttcctttgtgtaggtttgGTCTCCTCTCTGCTCTGCTCCaccaagactcttctaaacataagggattctccttgctccagttCTACCACACTCTTATCTGTATCCTCAGTTTCCTTGTCCTCACGTGCCATGAAATTCCTTGTCATTCCTTTCTTACTAGTTCCCTGAGAgcactcataagatctatgtccagtttctccacacttgaaacatttacctAGGAATTCCCTATTGCTACTGCCAATTCCTTTTCTTTGTGTCTTCTGATCCGGTTCTTTATTCCATTTAgattttgattcttcttcagtAGTCTGCTTCTCCATACTACCACTCATTTGCCCTATATTCACTGCATATCTCTCTCTTCCcctagggttattttgttgtcttcttttcactttatcTTCTACCTTcagagcatattggtaagcctcaaCTGTAGAAATattcagcatactcatctcatcccgactgttaaatccaagtccatttatgtatctaaccaccttctccctatccatctctcgatGTCTAGATCTGATCATCATCttatagaattcctcagtatacgctttcacactcatgtccttttgcttcaagttctgcaacttcttgaacaattccaactcatagtctcttaggaatgaatttagccttcaatcttgcaatcatctGCCTCCAccaggtgattttcatctcaccattatCCATTCTATccctctgcaactctttccaccataaagtagcatgccctttcaacgTAGTTTATGCCAACCTAACCCTTTGTGGAACTTaaatatcttcaaactcaaagtagtcctccaactctccaatACAATCTATCAAGTCTTCTGGATTCAATGtacctgaaaagttagaaacctcaactttatgaattttactcacttgtgccactgCTTTAAGAAATATTTCTCCCTCGTCTACCGGTCCTTCAACCTCTTTGACCTCTAGCTCTTCCCCTGCCTCTTCATACTCTTCCTTTGATTTTGGATTCCTTTGCAAACCAGCTAGTGTGTTTCAGAtgtcattcctcatctcatttctgaaatccttcatcatcttctctatgcttctagggttcatccttctcGATGACATCTCCTTTGATCTGGTGCAATTTGTTGGGAACAATAATgctagaaaactaagaggggggtgaatcaattttcaccaaacttaaaaaaaTTAACCTCAATTTTAGATTTGATCAAGAATAGCAATAGAAAATAtagacaccacatcaacaacacacatagaACACAATTTTTCATgaggaaaacccggttaagggaaaaaccatgatgggaacctacccacaatatgatgatactctacgatagtatttgtaaatattataatggggaatgcacatgcattcaggcacactgtgtagagctcactactcaaaaacaacaaagggctacaaccctgggaaggctcactaccttacaaagattggacaacaatccagattacatgaattgaaagaataacatctccaaatgcccgatcacagttctggttaagcttactATCTGCTCTTCTacacacttttgaaagatcaatttgcttgttcgcacatacaagaCTCTCAAAGAATGCAGACACGACCGTAAACATACATCTTACAAGATTACTtgtacacttatttatacaaaccatcaaccttaacctcaaggtcgactcaacacataagacctaattacaaaattacatcacacgatacaaaaatCAATATGCGAACCAATACAATATCGACAAGGAAATAACATGGAACCAAATCAAAACCttgaacacgcaacaccaccaaatatcttGCCAAGATTATCTGCAACACACAACAATCATCGGGTCAGCCAGAAAGttgtataacacgaagaataccaccgaaccaataaaattttcaataacacacacaatgatcaattcaGACCACGAAAATGCATAGAAAAtgattgaagaacatcaacaagcaacatggATTCCTTCGcaacaactgcaacaactcagataactagaatcatcatcatttccctTCTAGAGCTTAATAATACCAACATAACttactgaaagatatgcttgtgaagttccaaatcatgaccCACccaaattgaggacacacatgaatgtcccaaacactctccaaaatcaactcaacataatgaatcaatttcgGAGCAATACAAACCAGAAGTCACAACttctgcaatacaaaaccaacaaaaaaccaatcatcacaacagatcacataactcgatcaaatcaccttttgaaacattaaaaaactcatattgaatcaactagagataagcatctaaaaacccattaatctgcatcagtatttctgcaaccaaaccaactctctgcaacactgaAGCATAATAAACacataaatatgttgacatcaacgacaacaacaCATTCTAACAACTCTAATatctaacaatctcctcctttggcattgatggaaacatatggatgtgaaaaacaatcaatgcaaagaaagaaatcaactctaacaatctccccctgagatcatgcacacatagcAATCTAGATAGATAAGAcgatttttcacatgaatctctcccactttgacatcaatgctaaaggcatATGCAAATTATTATTCCCTCCCCCTTAGAACAAATCACAAATCTGAACAACtgaatcacacactgactactccccctgagtagcaacacccactcatcaatccagataataggataagactatgaagtccactatattgatgcatctcaatgcatctagttcacattaGGAGGgaaaattacccctaacttctctctcagatatgCGAATGTATATGTAGGCAAAGGTTTCGTAAATATATCtccaatttgttcctttgtagatacatactccaatttgaattctttctcattcaccttgtctctcaagaaatgaaacttgattgatatatgttttgtcttagaatgcaacaccgaattcttagaaatattgatagcacttgaattatcacaatatataatggtaggctcattataaacaactctaataaccttcagcatctgcttcatccaaattacctgagtacaattgctagcaacaacaatgtattcaacttcaacaatagataaagaaataacatcttgcttcttacttgcccaagaaatcaacttctttcccaaaaagaatgcaccacctatagtgttcttctggtcatcaacatcacctgcccaatcaacatctgtataagcACTCAAAATGAAATCATTATTCTCCGGATACCACAAAaaataatcaattgttcccttcaaatatctgaatatccacttcacagtagtgacatgactttccttaggatcaacctggaatcttgcaacaagacatacatcattcataatgtcaggtctagtctgagtcaactatagcagtccaccaatcatagatctatacatggTTTGACTAGCCTTCAGAGATTCattatcttttgtcatcttgcatccggttaccataggagttccaataggtttggaatcatctaacccaaacttcttcagcaattccttcacatactttgattgagatatgaaaatgcttcTATCAGACTGTGTAATTTGCAACCCttgaaagaatttcatctcacctatcatagacatctcaaactctttttgcatatcatcatcaaaatttttactcaaatcatcatctcctccaaaaataatgtcatcagaaaaaacttcaacaatcaaaatattatcattattagtcttgaagtataagttaccaccaatagtacctttacagaatcccaacttcatcaaatacctgtccaatctgatgtaccaagctctaggggcttgtttaagtccatacaatgctttcttcaatatgcataccatatctccttcactTGTCAATGAAAACCCATCCAGTTgcttaatgtagacttcctcttccaattcaccattcaaaaaggctaacttcacatccatcaatcttgctttgtttctaacaacttctccatcttcattcagtttattctggaatacccatttagtaccaattacattcttgtctttaggtctcagaacaagttcccatgtattgttcttctcaatctgatttaactcttcttccatggcttttaaccaattttcatctttacatgcttcgacaacatctttaggttgaatcttggaaatcaaacatgtctcttcgaCAACAATTCTTCTCTtactcatcacacctttatttttatcaccaataatttgattctctgaatgatttaatcttacatacctgggggtcttctgattgttttgattttaagtctcttgaacttcttcaccgccaACAACATGTGGATTTATTGACTCTTCTAGATCACTCTGTTTTATGCTTGGAGTCTGCACTTGCTTAGaagtaacatcttgatcatcaaatccatatctgcatgctctgatttgtTTTTCATgacactcatcaaccttcacattcacactttccacgatttttctatcttttgttgtaacaccggtTGAATGTGTACACATcagtgctaatagattctctccaatagatatacaTAAcaattccttcaatcatcatagtcctattaacatccaaaacaattttgttcttcctttcaacaactccattctgctgaggggttcacGGAGCAAATAACTATCTCcagattccatgctcttcacaaaaagaattaaactcaccgaaagtgaattctcatcctctgtcagatcttagacacttgagcttcaatcttgtctttgtctccaccttagctttgaatattttgaatttctctagtgcttcagatttatcccttagaaaagtgacctagatcatcctagaatagtcatcaatcaacaacataaagtatttgtcaccatgcaagcttctcaccctagacagaccatataaatcagtatgcacaagatataatAACTCATTATATTATACAATTTGCTCTTGAataaaattcttgttttctttcccagttgacattctttacacaccagattagtaggcttcactatcttaggcaagTCTCTAACAACTTGGGTAGATCTTATCTTAATAATGcgatcaaaattaacatgacacattctcttatgtcacaaccaaatttcatcaatctgagcaatcaagcaacttttctcaccaccattcagatgaaagatattagctttagttttagttcttgatgcaatttctataccgaagctattcaagatcttacatttcctattcttgaattttaaatcatatcccttatcaaccatttgtccaacactcaaaagattatgcttcaaaccttcaacatataaaacataatcaatattatgcttaccatcaagagaaatagaacttcTACCACAGATTaaacaagctttgttgtctccaaatcttactacacagccatcatacttctccatattcacaaatttacctttatcacttgtcatgtgatgtgaacaaccactgtcaatcacccattcatgtttctcttcaatcttagcagctagGGATTTGTCTTCAACTatgcagcttgtagaatcagtaggtactagatcatcttccttgatagcaatgaacaaaaattcatcttctgaattccctttcttagactcatcatttgtcacaccttcatcaatagcataataacacttcttttgatatctatacttgtgtttaggcttgtaaggcttatcatactttgacactctttccgctcttttaggacacctagaagcaaaatgccttattttattgcatgaaaaacatttcaaaggtaacttcccgtCATAATtattggctcccttaggcaatcttctagaaataagtgcttcaatctcttccaattctctttcttgttcttccatcttcctcatttccctttcatatctggaaaccctagttgaagtttctcccagatcatacttctgcttcccggatacagtagctttaaatgcagtctcaactTTGCCATGTAATTCACCAAGTTCcctcaattcaaaagcaacaagcttaccaaatAGCACGTCTCTTGTCATAGTTGTTACattctggatctcatcaatagcaactttgtgtttgtaagcaagaggcaaggatctcaacactttagctacaatctcatcttcttcaatgactccaccgacacatctaatgtttaggacaagatcattcactttagccataaagtatgaaatattctcatcttctcccattctcgaCAACtcatatttatcaacaactcatattttcctttcaagctctgcaatttagcaactttcacatgtttgtctCCTTCAAACAAGGTTTCTATATTTTCCCAATTCTCATGAGCAATTttcaatcccatcacattagtcatctttgaattagtcagggcactcatcaatgcttctttagctcttatattattttcaacatccttgatctcatttccAGTAACAagaccattttgaggaacattgtagacattgtTTGTGATCTtctaataatcttctccaagacatttcaagtgacactccatccggtccttccatatagtgtaattagttccatcaaatctcagactctccttcttgaaaacaacaatttccatcccggatctcctcaagtggtcaagcttcttccagaggatctagctctgatacccattgttggcaacaataatgcaggaaaactgagagggggggtgaatcaattttcaccaaacttaaacaaattaacctcaacttcaaatctgatcaagaacaacaatagaaaagatagacaccacatcaacaacacacataacacacaaattttgacgtggaaaacccggttaagggaaaaaccacagtgggaacctacccacaatataatgatactctgtagtagtatgtgtaaatattacaatggggaatgcacatacattcaggaacACTtgctagagctcagtgctcaaaaataacaaagggctacaactgtgggaaggctcactgccttacaaagatctaACAACAAtacagattacatgaactgaaataataacaTATCCAAATGCTTGATCACCATTTCGATTAAGCTCATCGTCTGCTCTGCAATACTTCTCTACTGTTCTacacacttccaaaagatcaattCAATTGTTTGCACATTCAACACTCTCAAAGAACGCAAACACAACCACAGACATACGTCTTACATGATTactacacttatttatac includes:
- the LOC131876556 gene encoding uncharacterized protein LOC131876556; the protein is MMKLLDEIEKKDEENLRLQKQIEEKDNEISEKDEEIVKLKKQVDDVVEDKVKRRQQNNPRGRERYAVNIGQMSGSMEKQTTEEESKSKWNKEPDQKTQRKGIGSSNREFLGKCFKCGETGHRSYECSQGTSKKGMTRNFMAREDKETEDTDKSVEKEKEVKNLSLVKNCCAEKRDAEGGMDLTKDLVDGSNSKVVPDDNKVRVMVVDKMNSCGRNKSDL